A portion of the Paucilactobacillus hokkaidonensis JCM 18461 genome contains these proteins:
- a CDS encoding ParA family protein produces the protein MGYVIALANQKGGVGKTTTSVNLGACLAQMGQRVLLIDIDPQGNATSGTGIQKATIEQDIYDVLINEIPLKDVILKTNHAGLDIVPATIQLSGAEVELTSMMAREIRLKDEIGAITDQYDYILIDCPPSLGLLTINAFTASNSILIPVQSEYYALEGLSQLLNTIKLVQKHFNPALKIEGVLLTMFDARTNLGQQVNAEVQKFFGEQVYDTIIPRNVRLSEAPSHGLPIIDYDPKSKGAQVYMALAKEVLAAHGK, from the coding sequence ATGGGATATGTGATTGCTCTAGCCAATCAAAAAGGGGGCGTCGGTAAAACGACGACCAGCGTCAACTTGGGCGCATGCCTGGCTCAAATGGGTCAGCGAGTGTTGTTAATTGACATTGACCCACAAGGTAACGCCACTAGTGGGACCGGAATTCAAAAGGCTACCATTGAGCAAGATATATACGATGTTTTAATCAATGAAATTCCTTTAAAAGATGTAATTTTGAAGACTAACCATGCAGGGCTAGATATTGTTCCGGCTACAATTCAGTTGTCGGGTGCTGAAGTTGAATTAACATCGATGATGGCTCGTGAAATCCGACTTAAGGATGAGATTGGTGCAATTACTGATCAGTATGATTATATCTTGATTGATTGCCCACCGTCGCTTGGATTACTGACCATCAACGCATTTACAGCTAGCAACTCGATTCTGATTCCAGTGCAAAGCGAATATTATGCTCTGGAAGGATTAAGTCAGTTGTTAAATACGATTAAATTGGTGCAAAAACACTTTAACCCGGCGCTGAAGATTGAAGGCGTTTTGTTAACAATGTTTGATGCACGAACTAATTTGGGCCAACAAGTAAATGCAGAAGTCCAAAAATTCTTTGGGGAACAAGTTTACGACACGATTATTCCCAGAAATGTACGGTTGTCAGAGGCACCTAGTCATGGCCTGCCAATTATCGATTACGATCCAAAATCCAAGGGTGCTCAAGTTTACATGGCACTAGCAAAGGAAGTGTTAGCAGCGCATGGCAAATAA